The following proteins are co-located in the Patescibacteria group bacterium genome:
- a CDS encoding helix-turn-helix domain-containing protein, whose translation MSPQRPAEDVLEQLGLSPKEIKVYVTLLKEGPSSVRQMAAATGINRGTVYDSLKNLQAMRLARFYNKETKQYFVAEPPVKLEELARDRMDELKRADEKLARVIAELDSVYDGGSSREPVARMYEGPEGIKVILLDVLSSMEETKSKEYYVYSSSAVRDAGLYSAFPTYTAERLDARISVKNISLGKGGSTAGLDERKWIPATEGTPTYILIYAGKVANIFLDKKGELVGLIIDNKGIYETQKLLFASLWERL comes from the coding sequence ATGAGCCCCCAAAGACCTGCGGAAGACGTGCTCGAGCAGCTTGGACTTTCGCCTAAAGAAATAAAAGTTTATGTGACCCTTTTAAAGGAAGGGCCGTCCTCTGTCCGTCAAATGGCGGCGGCGACGGGGATTAACCGGGGGACAGTTTACGATTCTCTGAAAAACTTGCAGGCCATGCGGCTTGCGCGTTTTTATAATAAGGAGACTAAACAGTATTTTGTAGCCGAGCCGCCCGTGAAGCTCGAAGAACTCGCTCGTGACCGCATGGACGAGTTAAAGCGAGCAGACGAGAAGCTCGCGAGGGTTATCGCTGAACTTGATAGCGTGTATGACGGGGGGAGCTCTCGGGAGCCGGTGGCGCGCATGTATGAGGGGCCAGAGGGGATCAAAGTGATTCTCCTAGACGTCCTTTCGAGTATGGAAGAGACAAAGTCGAAAGAGTATTACGTTTATTCGTCGAGCGCGGTCCGCGATGCGGGGCTATACTCGGCATTTCCTACGTATACGGCAGAGCGTCTCGACGCGCGCATTAGCGTAAAGAACATTTCGCTCGGCAAGGGCGGGTCGACCGCCGGACTCGACGAACGAAAGTGGATCCCGGCTACCGAAGGCACGCCAACGTATATTTTGATCTACGCGGGCAAAGTAGCGAACATTTTCTTGGATAAGAAGGGCGAACTGGTAGGTCTCATCATCGATAACAAGGGCATTTACGAGACCCAGAAACTGCTGTTCGCATCGCTTTGGGAGAGGTTGTAG
- a CDS encoding endonuclease Q family protein, translating to MRIIADLHVHSRFSRACSKDLTLENNALWCEKKGVNVLGTGDFTHPLWFKEIEEKLVEAEPGLYKLKSGEHSKMRFMMTSEVSQIYKRGGKVRRVHNLIFAPNIETVKKINAWLDEKKFNRKSDGRPIIGIDSEDLYRELKNIDDKIVLAPAHAWTPWFSVFGSKSGFDSLEDCYGEMSKEIFAIETGLSSDPIMNRALSVLDQLSLISNSDAHSPQNFGREANVFEIDEAMLSFAELMRVLRDRDLVHFLYTIEFYPEEGKYHVDGHAPCGLTFEPKETKRLGGLCPKCGKLITVGVTSRVADLADRPIDLSSMKGHVPFKSIVPLPEVLAECLNVSSVSSKKVIALYEVMITKLGNEFSILLDIPVAEIRSQFGDTVAEAIARVRSGKLSITPGYDGIFGVVKIF from the coding sequence ATGCGAATAATTGCCGACCTTCACGTTCACTCCCGTTTTTCGCGCGCGTGCTCGAAAGATCTTACCCTCGAGAACAATGCGTTGTGGTGTGAGAAGAAAGGAGTAAACGTTTTGGGAACCGGAGATTTTACTCACCCACTTTGGTTTAAGGAGATCGAGGAAAAACTTGTCGAAGCAGAGCCTGGACTCTATAAGTTGAAGAGCGGAGAGCATTCGAAAATGCGTTTCATGATGACGAGCGAAGTGTCGCAGATTTATAAAAGGGGAGGGAAGGTGAGACGAGTGCACAATTTAATTTTTGCGCCGAACATTGAGACGGTAAAAAAGATTAATGCGTGGCTTGATGAGAAAAAGTTTAACCGCAAGAGTGACGGCCGCCCAATCATCGGCATCGACTCCGAAGATTTGTATCGTGAATTAAAAAATATCGACGATAAAATTGTTCTTGCACCCGCACATGCATGGACACCGTGGTTTTCTGTTTTTGGTTCGAAGAGCGGGTTCGACAGCCTTGAAGATTGTTACGGCGAGATGTCTAAAGAAATTTTTGCGATCGAAACCGGTTTGAGCAGTGACCCCATCATGAATCGAGCACTAAGTGTACTCGACCAACTTTCTTTGATCTCGAATTCTGATGCGCACTCGCCGCAAAACTTCGGAAGAGAAGCTAATGTCTTTGAAATCGATGAAGCGATGTTGTCGTTCGCCGAACTCATGCGCGTCTTGCGTGACCGGGATCTTGTACACTTTTTGTATACGATCGAGTTCTATCCTGAGGAAGGGAAGTACCACGTGGACGGTCACGCACCCTGTGGACTGACGTTTGAACCCAAGGAAACGAAGCGTCTGGGCGGGCTTTGTCCCAAGTGCGGAAAGCTAATAACTGTAGGCGTTACCTCGCGTGTGGCTGATTTGGCCGATCGCCCGATCGATCTCAGCTCGATGAAAGGACATGTACCATTTAAATCCATTGTTCCGCTCCCGGAAGTGCTCGCCGAGTGTCTCAATGTGTCGAGCGTATCCTCGAAGAAAGTAATTGCGCTCTACGAAGTCATGATTACAAAACTTGGCAACGAGTTTTCTATTCTCCTCGACATTCCTGTTGCAGAAATCCGTTCACAATTTGGTGACACCGTTGCAGAGGCAATCGCGCGCGTGCGTTCCGGCAAACTTTCTATTACTCCGGGTTACGATGGCATCTTCGGCGTAGTGAAAATATTTTAA
- a CDS encoding NTP transferase domain-containing protein yields MNDTKVVILAAGKGKRMGASVPKPLVPVAGKPMISHLLDRIRKSGLDEKPVVIVSPDGKDTFFAELGDSVTYGVQLEQNGTGDALRYAEDACKGASRIIVLYGDHPFIGPEVLKQLADLSSKNSGDIAMLTATVPNFVGDYSMFIKWGKIIRASSAKGHDGVMPVQALRESKDASAEEAMITEVNPGIYAFPVPWVFDRLKDVKNENASGEYYLTDLIGLAMAEGRKIVTASVDPLQVVGINTPDELSKAEELLNKRL; encoded by the coding sequence ATGAATGACACCAAGGTGGTCATTTTGGCGGCAGGGAAGGGGAAGCGCATGGGCGCTTCTGTTCCGAAACCCCTGGTTCCGGTGGCTGGGAAGCCCATGATTTCGCATCTTTTAGATCGTATTCGGAAATCGGGACTGGATGAAAAGCCGGTTGTCATAGTTTCTCCTGACGGTAAGGACACTTTTTTCGCTGAACTTGGCGATTCTGTGACGTACGGCGTGCAGCTCGAGCAGAACGGAACGGGCGACGCGTTGCGGTATGCGGAGGACGCTTGCAAAGGCGCTTCTCGCATTATTGTGCTCTACGGCGATCATCCATTCATTGGTCCTGAGGTTTTGAAACAGCTCGCGGATCTTTCCTCGAAGAATTCGGGAGATATTGCGATGCTCACGGCTACGGTGCCGAATTTTGTCGGCGATTATTCGATGTTCATCAAATGGGGAAAAATTATTCGTGCATCCTCGGCGAAGGGGCATGACGGCGTCATGCCCGTACAGGCGTTGCGTGAATCCAAGGATGCCTCGGCCGAAGAAGCGATGATTACGGAAGTGAACCCAGGAATCTACGCATTCCCTGTGCCGTGGGTATTTGATCGCTTGAAGGACGTAAAGAACGAGAACGCGAGCGGAGAATACTACCTGACGGATTTGATTGGTTTGGCGATGGCTGAGGGCCGGAAGATCGTCACGGCATCAGTTGATCCTTTGCAGGTGGTTGGCATCAACACGCCAGATGAACTTAGCAAGGCCGAAGAGCTGTTAAACAAACGCTTATGA